A portion of the Leptospira barantonii genome contains these proteins:
- a CDS encoding exodeoxyribonuclease V subunit gamma: MSITHITSLSLEDIASELSKNIFEERKKFPLYSPVIVVPSTNMKLWLNLNLSRIDGLSANLRFLYLEKALEEYYHLRAGLDYDPFQRAFPSQEATQRKILSYLIQNKDEEETKFLRSFLKSSTRAFSLSAKLTSLYKDYELNRSSWIQTWAKEKGIEIPSISRRPTPFPKEDEYYHFQKALYQNVFLNSKEPNTLVQFLLKETQKNRIHSPRNFPSLHLFCLSNLADTYLGILESLSKKDKLPVYLYQFHTGQISNSHNVESEGPERWANPQIHIASRTAAIPGVKIRNLQDLRPYPKKLENLRNLLAGKERAHNVSSLSEDSSVRFWNAPSAYRETESVANDILYRMNNDLSLTYLDFAVLVTDMQTYRPAVEWVLDGGILLQTAENTNPIRKKIPYSLTDIKANEASLLYRGLMSFWEICSGSSVDKNALLKLLRNPLLQKRIRLRSQNLNDLENTIETSGVRYEETGREKDSFQISNGFKRIRLSTILSRETSWNKYKIAPIALETDENSSQLTEFWETVLGSKAKILSFSKEETIHWSSEYLKNVKYSLEELFEFTEEYEQEGKLFHGWVESFFEWEGIRLQNKEEGIALLKFITEQIFDQVPYRKGAYLTGGVTVSLLQPMRPIPFKHIYILGLGEGKFPGSNDRSQLNLRKDFQEEWDISRREIQESLLWETIHSATESVTFSYVGKNLQEDKTFEPCSHLFEIMEAFQTKEALQLPLHSYSIKYEHSPEQLKQGLVSYDFARTWVNGIRKDQHILDRFQDPNELTRIHSTSVASGIDVKELSQFLSDPLDTYLKRKLGMYLEEEESSETEKEPFDLDAIAEASILKKVHALMIPDLVSEKPWTWDREKISEALSPILEMEKSSAKFPQSVFGKLQEADLVQYLVTTSELLSEWKPLFQGGKYYPYLSLGDTGLPDAICKKLPPLKVPLESGDFRIRGEWEHVVEKDGNLYWLFSKSLEDKPSDDYFGYKDYWKVMSFPFLTGIAFASSNENFKIYSFKPRPSQESKKKNILEIEYNVETSSIGTEYLAKIVSDYLKEEPVFFPRRAFLNYYVKNIQGNTGKNKTPDDSSKFDDEAGWLNFLKEELNGVKDGLSSLVKLYPKTPDLILKSEIRWAKNFYKPLLDWKKDS; the protein is encoded by the coding sequence TTGTCCATCACGCATATCACAAGTTTATCGCTCGAGGATATCGCGTCCGAACTTTCTAAAAATATTTTCGAGGAAAGAAAAAAATTCCCGTTGTATTCTCCCGTGATCGTGGTTCCGAGCACGAACATGAAACTCTGGTTGAATCTGAATCTTTCTCGGATCGACGGACTTTCCGCGAACCTTCGTTTTCTTTATCTCGAAAAAGCTCTGGAAGAATATTATCATCTCAGAGCGGGACTTGACTACGATCCGTTTCAACGCGCGTTCCCCAGTCAGGAAGCGACTCAAAGAAAAATTCTCTCCTATCTAATTCAGAATAAGGACGAGGAAGAAACGAAGTTTTTGCGTTCTTTTTTGAAAAGTTCGACAAGGGCTTTCTCCTTAAGCGCAAAACTCACTTCGCTTTATAAAGATTACGAATTAAACCGATCTTCTTGGATTCAAACTTGGGCCAAAGAAAAAGGAATCGAGATTCCCTCCATATCGCGTCGTCCAACTCCGTTTCCGAAGGAAGACGAATACTATCACTTTCAAAAAGCATTATATCAAAACGTGTTCTTGAATTCGAAAGAACCGAACACTCTCGTTCAGTTTCTATTGAAGGAAACGCAGAAGAATCGAATACATTCTCCGCGCAATTTTCCGTCCCTTCATCTTTTTTGCCTTTCCAATCTCGCGGATACGTATCTCGGAATTTTGGAATCTCTTTCCAAAAAGGACAAACTCCCCGTTTATCTTTATCAATTTCATACGGGCCAAATTTCAAATTCGCATAACGTAGAATCCGAAGGACCGGAACGATGGGCCAACCCGCAGATTCATATCGCATCGAGAACCGCGGCAATTCCCGGCGTAAAAATCCGGAATCTTCAGGACTTACGTCCGTATCCGAAAAAACTGGAGAATCTTAGAAATCTTTTGGCCGGAAAAGAAAGAGCGCATAACGTGTCGTCTTTGTCGGAAGATTCTTCCGTTCGTTTTTGGAACGCTCCTTCCGCCTATCGGGAAACGGAATCCGTCGCAAACGATATTCTATATAGGATGAATAACGATCTGAGTCTGACGTATTTGGACTTTGCGGTTTTGGTCACGGACATGCAGACTTATCGTCCCGCCGTTGAATGGGTGTTAGACGGTGGAATTCTTTTACAAACCGCGGAGAATACGAATCCGATCCGGAAAAAAATCCCCTATTCCTTGACGGATATCAAGGCGAACGAAGCTTCTCTGCTCTATCGAGGACTGATGAGTTTTTGGGAGATTTGTTCCGGAAGCTCCGTCGATAAAAACGCATTACTCAAACTTTTAAGAAACCCGCTTCTTCAAAAAAGAATTCGTCTGCGTTCTCAAAACCTAAACGATCTCGAAAATACGATCGAAACGTCCGGAGTTCGATACGAGGAAACGGGAAGAGAAAAGGATTCATTCCAAATCTCTAATGGATTCAAAAGGATCCGTCTTTCTACGATTCTTTCTCGGGAAACTTCCTGGAACAAATATAAGATCGCGCCAATCGCGCTGGAGACGGACGAAAATTCTTCCCAACTGACCGAGTTCTGGGAAACCGTTCTCGGTTCGAAAGCGAAAATTCTTTCGTTTTCAAAAGAGGAAACGATTCACTGGAGTTCCGAATATTTAAAAAACGTAAAGTATTCTCTCGAAGAACTTTTTGAGTTCACGGAAGAATACGAACAGGAAGGAAAACTCTTTCACGGTTGGGTCGAATCTTTTTTCGAATGGGAAGGAATTCGACTTCAAAACAAGGAAGAAGGAATCGCACTTTTAAAATTCATCACGGAACAGATATTCGATCAGGTTCCTTATCGAAAAGGCGCGTATCTCACCGGCGGCGTTACCGTTTCACTTTTACAACCGATGCGTCCGATTCCTTTCAAACACATTTATATATTAGGACTCGGCGAAGGAAAATTCCCCGGTTCTAACGATCGTTCTCAACTCAATCTAAGAAAAGACTTTCAGGAAGAATGGGATATTTCTCGAAGAGAAATTCAGGAATCGCTTTTGTGGGAAACCATTCATTCCGCAACGGAGTCCGTAACGTTCAGTTACGTGGGAAAAAATCTTCAAGAAGATAAGACGTTCGAACCTTGTTCCCATCTTTTCGAGATCATGGAGGCGTTTCAAACGAAGGAAGCGCTCCAACTCCCATTGCATTCGTATAGTATAAAATACGAACATAGTCCCGAACAACTAAAACAGGGTCTCGTAAGTTACGACTTTGCGAGAACCTGGGTGAACGGAATCCGAAAGGATCAGCACATACTCGATCGTTTTCAAGATCCGAACGAACTCACTCGAATTCATTCAACCTCCGTCGCTTCCGGAATCGACGTAAAGGAACTTTCCCAATTTTTGAGCGATCCTTTGGACACATATCTCAAACGAAAACTCGGAATGTATCTCGAAGAGGAAGAATCCTCCGAAACCGAAAAAGAACCGTTCGATCTGGACGCGATCGCGGAAGCTTCTATATTAAAGAAAGTGCATGCGTTGATGATTCCCGATCTGGTTTCGGAGAAACCTTGGACTTGGGATCGGGAAAAAATTTCGGAAGCGTTATCCCCTATCTTGGAAATGGAAAAATCTTCCGCGAAGTTTCCTCAGTCCGTATTCGGAAAACTTCAGGAAGCCGATCTCGTTCAATACTTAGTTACCACAAGCGAACTTCTTTCCGAATGGAAACCGTTGTTTCAAGGCGGAAAATATTATCCGTATTTGAGTTTGGGCGACACCGGATTGCCGGACGCGATCTGCAAAAAATTACCTCCGCTCAAAGTCCCTTTGGAATCCGGAGACTTCCGCATCCGTGGAGAATGGGAACACGTAGTCGAAAAGGACGGAAATCTTTATTGGCTATTCTCCAAAAGCCTCGAAGACAAACCGAGCGACGATTACTTCGGTTATAAAGATTATTGGAAGGTGATGAGTTTTCCGTTTTTAACCGGAATCGCGTTCGCATCCTCGAACGAAAACTTCAAAATCTACTCCTTCAAACCCCGCCCTTCTCAAGAATCAAAAAAGAAGAATATTCTAGAAATAGAATATAATGTGGAAACCTCCTCGATCGGAACCGAATATCTCGCAAAAATCGTCTCCGATTATCTAAAAGAAGAGCCGGTGTTTTTTCCACGAAGAGCCTTTCTCAACTATTACGTAAAAAATATCCAAGGAAACACCGGAAAAAACAAAACGCCGGACGATTCGAGCAAGTTTGACGATGAAGCCGGTTGGCTCAACTTTCTCAAGGAAGAATTGAACGGAGTGAAAGACGGATTGTCTTCTCTCGTAAAACTTTATCCGAAAACCCCGGACTTGATCTTAAAATCCGAAATACGATGGGCTAAAAATTTTTACAAACCACTCCTCGATTGGAAAAAGGATTCATGA
- a CDS encoding RecQ family ATP-dependent DNA helicase: MTSLSSLKTLFGISSFRTSQEKIISDVLSGKNCLVIMPTGMGKSICYQLPALALDGLTVVLSPLIALMQDQVVKLKRLGIDAAFINSSLSKQERLSSYENLKQGKYKIIYVSPERFRKKEFIDCLKDRKVSLLAIDEAHCISQWGHDFRPDYTKIAEFRNILKNPTTIALTATATLEIQKDVILQMGLNESEIEVYNEGICRPNLFLDVQTFVDEPSKSDAVLELLKKQKKSTIVYFNLIQSLEKFSEKLDVQKISHKVYHGKLNPDQRKKIQNQFLKSEDTILLATNAFGMGVDKPNIRTIIHAELPSSLEGYYQEIGRAGRDGETSDCHVFYNQDDLTVLMDFIEWQNPDAVFISRVYKTMEQLGEKLSSVEYDELQSKVVHKNRGDHRLQTVLNLFERHGVTSGDMEKNSLTLDDPLPEELKSVELLEQKKKTSLKRLYQMLLYLKSEKCRREFVYEYFDAKFNGCDNCDVCKRI, from the coding sequence ATGACTTCCCTTTCTTCTCTCAAAACTCTTTTCGGAATTTCATCGTTTCGAACTTCCCAAGAGAAGATCATTTCGGACGTTCTTTCGGGTAAGAATTGTCTGGTTATCATGCCGACCGGTATGGGTAAATCGATTTGTTATCAACTTCCCGCGCTCGCCTTGGACGGCTTGACGGTAGTCTTGTCTCCTTTGATCGCGTTGATGCAGGATCAGGTCGTGAAGTTGAAACGTTTGGGGATCGACGCGGCTTTTATCAATTCTTCCCTTTCCAAACAGGAACGATTGTCGAGTTATGAAAATTTAAAACAAGGGAAATACAAAATCATCTACGTTTCCCCGGAGAGATTTCGTAAGAAAGAATTTATCGATTGTTTAAAAGATCGGAAAGTTTCTCTTCTTGCGATCGACGAGGCTCATTGTATCAGTCAGTGGGGCCACGACTTCAGACCGGATTATACTAAGATCGCGGAATTTCGAAACATTCTTAAAAATCCAACCACGATCGCGTTAACCGCAACCGCAACTCTGGAAATTCAAAAAGACGTGATTCTTCAGATGGGTTTGAACGAATCCGAGATCGAGGTTTACAACGAAGGAATATGCCGTCCGAATCTTTTTTTGGACGTTCAGACCTTTGTGGATGAACCTTCCAAGTCCGATGCGGTTCTTGAACTTTTAAAAAAACAAAAGAAAAGTACGATCGTTTACTTCAATCTCATACAAAGTCTCGAAAAGTTCAGCGAGAAACTCGACGTTCAAAAAATTTCCCATAAAGTGTATCACGGAAAGTTGAATCCCGATCAAAGAAAGAAGATTCAAAATCAATTCTTAAAATCGGAGGATACGATTCTTCTTGCGACGAACGCTTTCGGAATGGGAGTCGATAAACCGAACATAAGAACGATCATACACGCGGAACTTCCTTCCTCTTTGGAAGGTTATTATCAAGAGATCGGACGCGCGGGAAGGGACGGGGAAACATCCGATTGCCACGTGTTTTACAATCAGGACGATCTTACCGTTCTTATGGATTTTATCGAATGGCAAAATCCGGACGCGGTTTTTATTTCGCGTGTGTATAAGACGATGGAACAACTCGGTGAAAAACTTTCTTCCGTCGAATACGACGAACTTCAATCGAAGGTCGTTCATAAAAATCGAGGAGATCATAGACTTCAAACGGTTCTCAACTTGTTCGAACGACACGGGGTTACATCGGGCGACATGGAGAAGAATTCTTTGACATTGGATGACCCGTTGCCGGAAGAATTGAAATCAGTCGAACTCTTGGAACAAAAAAAGAAAACAAGCCTCAAACGTTTGTATCAAATGCTCTTATATCTTAAATCGGAAAAATGCAGACGGGAATTCGTATACGAATACTTCGACGCGAAATTCAACGGATGTGATAACTGCGACGTCTGTAAAAGAATCTGA
- a CDS encoding amidase — translation MINTSSKNKIRNENGPYSFPIDPSNYKADRSILRENDMNEQAPNPNDNIKNTEYTFLSINKLGELIRSRKVSPVTVVSDCLERIERLNPRLNAFITVTAEQALQEAKLAEQEIEKGNWKGPLHGVPIGIKDMFDTAGIKTTAAFVHFQNRIPNRDAIAVTRLKDAGAIVIGKTNQHELAAGTTSIQSHYGTVHNPWNLNYIAGGSSGGSAVAVASGLCYATLDTDAIGSCRLPASCCGVVGFKATYGLLNLQGVLEGEPVDETILTLAHAGVMTRSAEDTAILFKALLDPQDDRNKKILEWKFDTNQTTSFKIGFPKTFVASDEIRTNFEIVKKKLASLGNTLCEIDVPLSPGFDLSRVREHRADVAKILFSDCDVLILPTTTETVLKISDASSKGPLALSSENTFFANYYGIPAISIPSGFSLDGLPIGFQIVAGQHEEEKIFELADRYQNEADRQLRHPIL, via the coding sequence TTGATAAATACATCTTCAAAAAATAAGATCCGAAACGAAAACGGACCTTATTCTTTCCCGATCGATCCGTCGAACTACAAGGCGGATCGTTCGATCTTAAGGGAGAATGATATGAATGAACAAGCTCCGAATCCAAATGATAATATCAAAAATACGGAATATACGTTTTTAAGCATAAACAAACTCGGAGAATTGATACGAAGTCGAAAAGTTTCTCCCGTCACCGTCGTATCCGATTGTCTGGAAAGAATCGAACGTCTCAATCCTCGACTGAACGCATTCATCACCGTAACCGCGGAACAAGCCCTTCAAGAAGCCAAACTCGCAGAACAGGAAATCGAAAAAGGAAACTGGAAAGGCCCCCTACACGGAGTTCCTATCGGTATCAAGGATATGTTCGATACGGCCGGGATCAAAACCACAGCGGCCTTCGTTCATTTTCAAAATAGAATTCCAAATCGAGACGCGATCGCCGTCACAAGATTGAAAGATGCCGGAGCGATCGTCATCGGAAAAACGAATCAGCACGAACTCGCCGCGGGCACAACTTCCATACAAAGTCATTACGGAACGGTTCACAATCCGTGGAATCTAAATTATATCGCGGGAGGATCTTCCGGGGGTTCGGCGGTAGCCGTTGCTTCAGGTCTTTGTTATGCGACATTGGATACGGACGCGATCGGTTCCTGCAGACTTCCTGCTTCTTGTTGCGGGGTTGTCGGCTTTAAAGCGACTTACGGACTTTTAAACTTACAAGGAGTTCTGGAAGGAGAACCTGTTGACGAAACCATCTTAACTCTGGCACACGCGGGTGTGATGACTCGAAGCGCGGAAGATACTGCGATTCTTTTCAAAGCCTTGTTGGACCCGCAGGACGATCGAAACAAAAAAATCTTAGAATGGAAGTTCGACACAAATCAAACTACTTCTTTCAAAATCGGATTTCCCAAAACATTCGTCGCTTCCGATGAGATCCGAACCAACTTTGAAATCGTAAAGAAAAAACTCGCCTCACTCGGAAATACATTATGTGAAATTGATGTTCCGCTTTCACCCGGCTTTGATTTGAGCCGCGTTCGGGAACATCGCGCCGATGTCGCAAAGATTCTTTTTTCGGATTGCGACGTTTTGATTTTACCCACGACCACCGAAACCGTATTGAAAATTTCGGATGCGAGCTCAAAAGGTCCCTTGGCCTTGTCTTCCGAGAATACGTTTTTCGCAAACTACTACGGAATCCCCGCGATCAGCATTCCATCCGGTTTTTCTTTGGATGGATTGCCGATCGGTTTTCAGATCGTCGCGGGACAACACGAGGAAGAAAAAATTTTCGAACTGGCCGACCGGTATCAAAACGAAGCCGATCGGCAACTGCGTCACCCTATTTTATAA
- a CDS encoding DoxX family protein — MKDKILGIHTLSADVASLLLRLIFGGLFIYHGYPKLTNFDQIIPMFPDLIGIGAKTSLMLVVFAEFFCGICVAIGLLTRLTVIPIFITMFVAFFMAHANDAFQVKTLPFVYLLLSVVVFVSGSGKFSIDKYIFKK, encoded by the coding sequence ATGAAAGATAAAATATTAGGAATTCATACTTTAAGCGCGGACGTCGCTTCGCTTTTGCTCAGACTCATTTTCGGTGGTCTGTTCATCTATCACGGTTATCCGAAATTGACGAACTTCGACCAGATCATTCCCATGTTTCCCGATCTGATCGGAATCGGCGCAAAAACCTCTTTGATGCTCGTCGTATTCGCCGAATTCTTTTGCGGAATTTGTGTCGCGATCGGTTTGCTCACACGCCTTACCGTGATTCCGATTTTTATCACGATGTTTGTCGCGTTTTTTATGGCGCACGCAAACGACGCGTTTCAAGTGAAGACCTTGCCGTTCGTCTATCTTTTGTTATCCGTAGTTGTGTTCGTTTCGGGAAGCGGCAAATTCTCGATTGATAAATACATCTTCAAAAAATAA
- a CDS encoding SRPBCC domain-containing protein gives MSVQNEVNVEIRERELILSRIFEAPRNLVYRVWTDPKHIVFWWGPKGFTNPICEVDLKVGGKYRFVMRSPEGIDYPLQGVYLEIVENEKIVSTDLMEDHPIEWKNELRDKLEGAQDTSNFIATVTFEDYQGKTKLTIRSTFASNKVRDAFKEMGMIEGWTESLVRFEAELSKTKK, from the coding sequence ATGAGCGTACAAAACGAAGTAAACGTCGAAATTCGGGAGCGAGAACTGATTCTAAGCAGAATCTTCGAAGCTCCTCGAAATCTAGTCTATCGCGTCTGGACCGATCCGAAACATATCGTTTTCTGGTGGGGGCCAAAAGGTTTTACGAACCCGATTTGTGAAGTCGATCTCAAAGTCGGCGGCAAATATCGTTTCGTAATGCGTTCTCCGGAAGGAATCGATTATCCTTTGCAGGGAGTTTATCTCGAGATCGTAGAAAACGAAAAGATCGTAAGCACGGACCTGATGGAAGATCATCCGATCGAATGGAAGAACGAATTGCGGGATAAACTCGAAGGCGCCCAAGACACATCAAACTTTATCGCCACCGTGACGTTCGAAGATTATCAGGGGAAAACAAAACTAACCATTCGTAGTACGTTCGCGTCTAACAAGGTAAGGGACGCATTCAAAGAAATGGGAATGATCGAAGGTTGGACCGAAAGTCTCGTACGTTTCGAAGCAGAGTTGTCCAAAACAAAAAAATAA
- a CDS encoding MFS transporter, producing the protein MNSTNTNLAGKKEWIGLAVIALPCLLYAMDLTVLYLAVPHLTEELKPTGSQLLWIVDIYGFLVAGFLVTMGTLGDRIGRRKLLMIGAAAFGVASVLAAFSKTAEMLIATRALLGITAATLAPSTLSLIRNMFLDANQRTVAIGIWGTSFSIGGAIGPLIGGLLLEHFWWGSVFLLSVPVMILLLIVGPKLLPEFKDPNAGSLDIPSAVLSLVSVLSVIYGLKQVAENGWGILPLLFILAGLLVGALFIRRQQVLKDPLIDLQLFKVPAFSAALIANSLTIFVGLGSFLFLAQYLQLVLGLSPLVAGFWTLPSAAGNVIGSLTVPVLVRKIKPILVVSGGLVLTMIGLVFYALVDSTSGLMYVVIGSVIISLGICSVVILGTDLIVGSAPPERAGAAASISETGVEFGGVLGIAVLGSIGTAVYKNQMNGVVLSGITPESIEPAKGTLGAAVALAKELPDHIGPSLLDLAKQAFTDSFQLVSIICAAISFLLAITVILMRKSLEKGEES; encoded by the coding sequence ATGAATTCCACAAATACGAATCTAGCGGGAAAAAAAGAATGGATCGGCCTTGCGGTCATTGCCCTTCCCTGCCTACTCTACGCGATGGACCTTACGGTCCTTTATCTCGCGGTTCCTCATCTCACCGAGGAACTCAAACCCACCGGCTCACAACTTCTGTGGATCGTGGACATATACGGATTTTTGGTCGCCGGATTTTTAGTCACCATGGGAACGTTAGGCGATCGTATCGGCAGAAGAAAACTTCTGATGATCGGCGCGGCGGCCTTCGGAGTCGCTTCCGTTCTTGCGGCATTCTCCAAAACCGCTGAGATGCTCATTGCAACCAGAGCCTTACTCGGAATCACCGCGGCCACCTTGGCTCCGTCCACTCTATCACTGATTCGTAATATGTTTTTGGACGCGAATCAGAGGACGGTTGCGATCGGAATCTGGGGAACGAGCTTTTCCATCGGAGGAGCCATCGGTCCTTTGATCGGAGGATTGCTTCTCGAACATTTTTGGTGGGGTTCCGTATTTCTTTTAAGCGTTCCCGTGATGATTTTGCTTTTGATCGTGGGACCGAAACTATTACCCGAATTCAAGGATCCGAATGCGGGAAGTTTGGACATACCGAGCGCGGTTCTTTCGTTGGTTTCCGTGCTCAGCGTCATCTACGGACTCAAACAAGTCGCCGAAAACGGATGGGGAATTCTTCCCTTACTTTTTATATTGGCGGGTCTTCTAGTGGGAGCGCTTTTTATCCGAAGACAACAAGTCTTAAAAGATCCGTTGATCGATCTTCAATTGTTCAAGGTTCCCGCGTTCAGCGCGGCCTTAATCGCAAATTCGTTGACGATCTTCGTGGGACTCGGAAGTTTTCTTTTTCTCGCTCAGTATCTTCAATTGGTTCTCGGCTTATCGCCGTTAGTTGCCGGATTTTGGACCTTACCATCCGCCGCGGGAAACGTCATCGGTTCTCTTACGGTTCCCGTTCTCGTTCGTAAAATCAAACCGATCCTCGTCGTATCGGGTGGACTTGTTCTCACCATGATCGGACTCGTCTTCTACGCGTTAGTCGATTCGACCTCGGGATTGATGTATGTGGTGATCGGTTCCGTAATCATCTCTCTCGGAATCTGTTCGGTAGTCATCTTGGGAACCGATTTGATCGTAGGTTCCGCTCCGCCGGAAAGAGCCGGAGCGGCCGCGTCCATTTCCGAAACGGGTGTGGAGTTTGGCGGAGTATTGGGAATCGCGGTGCTCGGAAGTATCGGAACCGCAGTTTACAAAAATCAGATGAACGGGGTTGTTCTTTCTGGAATCACTCCCGAATCGATCGAACCGGCCAAAGGAACGTTAGGCGCCGCTGTCGCATTAGCAAAAGAACTTCCCGATCACATCGGACCTTCCCTTTTGGATCTCGCCAAACAGGCGTTCACCGATTCTTTCCAACTGGTTTCGATCATCTGTGCGGCGATTTCCTTTCTGTTAGCGATTACAGTCATTCTTATGCGTAAGAGTTTGGAAAAGGGGGAAGAATCATGA
- a CDS encoding dihydrofolate reductase family protein: MRKIIFQMMTSLDGYFEGPSGTLDWHVVDEEFNLYAIDLLNNVDALIFGRKTYELMASYWPTKGAIEDDPIVASKMTELTKIVYSKTLNKSDWQNVKFSRGENIGKELNELKSLPGKDMAVFGSSDLSLDLIREGLIDEYRIFVNPVVLGGGKTLFQGIKDRIKLKLTQTRTFQSGNVLLYYKNQ, translated from the coding sequence ATGAGAAAGATCATTTTTCAGATGATGACGTCGTTGGACGGATATTTCGAGGGACCGAGCGGAACCTTGGACTGGCACGTCGTCGACGAAGAATTCAACCTATACGCGATCGACCTTTTGAACAACGTCGACGCTCTTATCTTCGGGAGAAAAACATACGAACTCATGGCGAGTTACTGGCCGACCAAAGGAGCGATCGAAGACGATCCGATCGTCGCGTCCAAAATGACCGAGTTAACAAAAATCGTATATTCTAAAACCTTAAACAAATCGGATTGGCAAAACGTAAAATTCTCCCGAGGCGAAAACATAGGGAAAGAATTGAACGAACTCAAAAGTCTTCCCGGAAAGGACATGGCCGTTTTCGGAAGTTCGGATCTGAGTCTCGATCTGATACGGGAAGGTTTAATCGACGAGTATAGAATTTTTGTGAACCCGGTCGTCTTAGGCGGGGGCAAAACGCTCTTCCAAGGAATCAAAGACCGGATAAAACTGAAACTCACACAAACAAGAACGTTCCAATCCGGAAACGTTTTACTCTATTATAAAAATCAGTAA
- a CDS encoding SRPBCC family protein yields the protein MTNSNQSLPSVSDREVVSIRVVNASKELTFQAWTDPQHLQNWWGPKGFTNTFYEYDLKPEGNWRFTMHGPDGTDYPNHSVFVEISKPDKLVFDHISGHFFRVTTTFEEESPNRTKVTFRMLFETAEECERSKKVVIQGNEQNFDKLEAELAKMSA from the coding sequence ATGACGAATTCGAATCAATCTTTACCTTCCGTTTCCGATCGGGAAGTGGTCAGCATCCGAGTCGTAAACGCTTCCAAAGAACTCACGTTCCAAGCTTGGACCGATCCCCAACACCTCCAGAACTGGTGGGGCCCGAAAGGATTTACGAACACGTTTTACGAATACGATCTAAAACCCGAAGGCAATTGGCGTTTTACGATGCACGGTCCGGACGGAACCGATTATCCGAATCACAGCGTATTCGTCGAAATTTCAAAACCGGACAAACTCGTTTTCGATCATATCTCCGGACATTTCTTCCGGGTAACGACCACATTCGAGGAAGAATCGCCTAACCGCACAAAGGTGACTTTTCGTATGCTTTTTGAAACTGCGGAAGAATGTGAAAGATCCAAGAAGGTCGTCATACAAGGAAACGAGCAAAACTTCGACAAACTCGAGGCCGAACTCGCAAAAATGTCGGCTTGA
- a CDS encoding SRPBCC family protein — protein sequence MSKLKTILLAVLAVLILFILGTLAVASTKPATFRYERTLSINAQPEKVFALVNDYHSWPTWSPWEKLDPAVKRTYSGASVGLGSIYEWEGNSDIGKGRMEIIESDSPAKIKMKLDFLSPFEAHNTAEFTFHTKDGATHVTWAMYGPNAFVSKVFGLFCDMDQMIGKEFETGLKNIKSISEGK from the coding sequence ATGTCAAAATTAAAAACAATCCTTTTGGCCGTTCTTGCGGTACTAATCCTTTTCATTCTCGGGACGTTAGCCGTCGCTTCCACAAAACCGGCGACATTCCGTTACGAAAGAACCTTGAGCATCAACGCTCAACCGGAAAAGGTTTTCGCATTGGTCAACGACTATCATAGCTGGCCCACTTGGTCTCCTTGGGAAAAATTGGATCCCGCGGTCAAAAGAACTTACAGCGGCGCATCGGTCGGTCTCGGTTCCATCTATGAATGGGAAGGAAATAGCGACATCGGAAAAGGTCGTATGGAAATCATCGAATCCGATTCTCCGGCGAAAATCAAAATGAAATTGGATTTTCTTTCTCCCTTCGAAGCGCACAACACCGCGGAGTTTACGTTTCATACAAAGGACGGAGCGACTCACGTGACTTGGGCGATGTATGGCCCGAACGCGTTCGTTTCCAAAGTGTTCGGATTGTTCTGCGATATGGATCAGATGATCGGAAAGGAATTCGAAACCGGTTTGAAAAACATCAAATCGATCTCCGAAGGAAAATAA
- a CDS encoding SRPBCC family protein, giving the protein MSASNQANTSTADREIRAIRVFDAPRDLVYRMWTEPEHVVHWWGPNGFTNTFEQFDLKPGGVWRFIMHGPDGTDYPNLIVFLEVVPPEKLVYKHGSDMEDHPGDFHVTVLFSEQNGKTTLEMTMLFQTVEQRNDTVEKYGAVEGLKQTMDRLVAYLAKQKV; this is encoded by the coding sequence ATGAGCGCAAGCAATCAAGCAAATACCTCCACTGCGGACAGAGAGATCCGCGCGATTCGAGTTTTCGACGCGCCGAGGGATCTTGTCTACAGGATGTGGACCGAACCGGAACACGTCGTTCATTGGTGGGGACCGAACGGTTTTACGAACACGTTCGAACAATTCGATCTGAAACCGGGAGGTGTTTGGCGTTTTATCATGCACGGCCCCGACGGAACGGATTATCCGAATCTGATCGTTTTTCTCGAAGTGGTTCCTCCGGAGAAGTTGGTCTATAAACACGGCTCGGATATGGAAGATCATCCGGGGGACTTTCACGTTACGGTTCTTTTTTCGGAACAAAACGGAAAGACCACCTTGGAAATGACGATGCTTTTCCAAACCGTGGAACAACGAAACGACACCGTTGAAAAATATGGAGCCGTCGAAGGTCTCAAACAGACTATGGATCGTTTGGTCGCGTATCTCGCCAAACAAAAAGTTTAA